One window of Mediterraneibacter gnavus ATCC 29149 genomic DNA carries:
- a CDS encoding transketolase family protein, with protein MGKTANKQIICEVLMEAAKEDKDIVALCSDSRGSGSFTPFADTYPEQFVETGIAEQNLVSIAAGLAKCGKKSYAVSPACFLSTRSYEQCKVDVAYSNTNVKLIGISGGVSYGALGMSHHSAQDIAAMSAIPNMRVYIPSDHLQTRELTKALLKDEKPAYIRVGRNAVDPTYEEDNVPFEMDHATVVTEGNTNGNDVAIIACGEMVKPAKDAARLLKAEGISASVLDMYCIKPLDEEAIVRMAGNAKAVLTVEEHAPFGGLGSMVAQVTGRECPKKVVNMSLPDAPVITGTSKEVFDYYGLNAEGIANKAKEILK; from the coding sequence ATGGGAAAAACAGCAAATAAACAGATAATCTGTGAAGTATTGATGGAAGCTGCAAAAGAAGATAAAGATATTGTTGCGCTCTGCAGTGATTCCAGAGGAAGTGGATCTTTTACACCATTTGCAGATACGTATCCGGAACAATTCGTGGAAACCGGAATTGCAGAACAGAATCTGGTCAGTATTGCAGCCGGACTTGCAAAATGTGGAAAGAAATCTTATGCGGTTTCACCGGCATGCTTCCTTTCTACAAGAAGCTATGAGCAGTGTAAAGTGGATGTTGCATATTCCAACACGAATGTAAAACTGATCGGAATCAGTGGCGGGGTCAGCTACGGTGCTCTGGGGATGAGTCATCATTCCGCGCAGGATATTGCGGCAATGAGTGCGATTCCGAATATGCGCGTTTATATTCCAAGTGATCATCTGCAAACGAGAGAACTGACAAAAGCGTTGTTAAAAGATGAAAAACCGGCGTACATCCGTGTGGGAAGAAATGCAGTAGATCCGACTTACGAGGAAGATAATGTACCATTTGAAATGGATCATGCGACAGTTGTGACAGAAGGAAATACAAATGGAAACGACGTAGCGATCATCGCCTGCGGAGAAATGGTAAAACCAGCCAAAGATGCAGCCAGGCTTTTAAAAGCAGAAGGAATTTCAGCGTCCGTTCTGGATATGTACTGCATCAAACCACTGGATGAGGAAGCAATCGTGCGCATGGCAGGAAATGCAAAAGCAGTCCTTACAGTAGAAGAGCATGCACCGTTTGGAGGACTTGGTTCTATGGTGGCACAGGTAACAGGAAGAGAATGCCCGAAAAAAGTAGTAAATATGTCTCTTCCGGATGCACCGGTTATCACAGGAACTTCAAAAGAAGTATTTGATTATTACGGCCTGAATGCAGAAGGTATTGCGAACAAGGCAAAAGAAATCCTGAAATAG
- a CDS encoding transketolase → MNLKALAYQLRRDTIDIICAGKAGHIGGDMSVMEVLVELYFDQMNIDAKNPEDPDRDLFVLSKGHSMEAYYAVLSEKGFLDKEDVLKNFSKFGSKYIGHPNNKLPGIEMNSGSLGHGLPVCVGMAKAAKMDHKDRRVYVVMGDGELAEGSVWEGAMAAHQYQLDNLCAVIDRNRLQISGNTEDVMGHDDLHERFRSFGWHVIDVKDGNDIDELHAAFEEAKRVKGKPTVLIANTVKGKGSSIMENKANWHHKVPTQEEYDIIMKDLKTAEEALS, encoded by the coding sequence ATGAATTTAAAAGCATTGGCTTATCAGCTTAGAAGAGACACCATAGACATTATCTGTGCCGGAAAGGCAGGGCATATCGGCGGTGACATGAGCGTGATGGAAGTTCTGGTAGAGCTGTATTTTGATCAGATGAACATTGACGCAAAAAATCCAGAAGATCCGGACAGAGATCTGTTTGTACTCAGTAAGGGTCATTCTATGGAGGCATACTATGCAGTGCTTTCGGAAAAAGGATTTCTGGATAAAGAAGATGTCCTGAAAAATTTCAGCAAATTTGGTTCTAAATATATTGGCCATCCGAATAATAAACTGCCGGGTATCGAGATGAATTCCGGTTCTCTGGGACATGGACTTCCGGTCTGCGTAGGAATGGCAAAGGCAGCCAAAATGGATCACAAAGACCGCCGCGTGTATGTAGTCATGGGAGATGGAGAGCTGGCGGAAGGGTCTGTCTGGGAAGGCGCCATGGCAGCACATCAGTATCAGTTGGATAATCTGTGCGCAGTGATAGACCGTAATCGTCTTCAGATTTCCGGAAACACAGAAGATGTGATGGGACACGATGATTTGCATGAACGTTTCAGAAGCTTTGGGTGGCATGTGATCGATGTAAAAGACGGAAATGATATCGATGAACTGCACGCTGCATTCGAAGAGGCAAAGCGTGTGAAGGGGAAACCAACGGTACTGATCGCCAATACGGTGAAAGGAAAAGGTTCTTCTATTATGGAAAATAAAGCAAACTGGCATCATAAAGTTCCGACACAGGAAGAGTATGATATCATTATGAAAGACTTAAAAACTGCAGAGGAGGCGTTGTCATAA
- a CDS encoding ParB/RepB/Spo0J family partition protein, whose amino-acid sequence MAKISNIFKEETKKADLHPKRVTHWIHYTKLKDNPAQYRYGKTMQEREELKGEVRRKEEALADLIEADGEVIQDLLVRKIDTDEYEIIAGHHRRNACKILVEERNQESYAMLPCIIRNLSDVRSEFTCYSSNGYAAKTDYEIMCELEGMSHLLRTYPEEFPNLPAGRLADKLAAQLQMSKSTIGEYRTIANNLGEKGMQAFQAGKLKKSAAVELATLPEEEQEELLKQGIVNHKEIKVYKKSKDIPKFGTMELPLLQFETEQEWKDFLLQYPSWTVVNKNKMTEETLYEYRLVNGTRILVREFPYTSGEETISCQEWYLWRSEIRHFRNARVRLEDVIDYMQNENE is encoded by the coding sequence ATGGCAAAGATCAGTAATATTTTCAAAGAAGAAACAAAAAAAGCAGACTTACATCCCAAGAGAGTTACCCATTGGATTCATTATACCAAGCTGAAAGATAACCCTGCCCAGTACCGTTATGGAAAAACGATGCAGGAGCGGGAAGAACTAAAAGGGGAAGTCCGCAGGAAAGAGGAAGCCCTGGCGGATCTGATTGAAGCGGATGGGGAAGTGATACAGGATCTTCTGGTTAGAAAAATTGACACCGATGAATATGAAATCATTGCCGGACATCATCGAAGAAACGCCTGTAAGATTCTAGTGGAAGAACGGAATCAGGAAAGTTATGCCATGCTTCCCTGTATCATTCGGAACCTTTCAGATGTACGGTCTGAATTTACCTGCTATTCCTCCAATGGATATGCAGCAAAAACGGATTATGAAATTATGTGTGAACTGGAAGGAATGAGTCATCTGTTGAGGACTTATCCGGAAGAATTTCCGAATCTTCCAGCGGGAAGGCTTGCAGATAAGTTGGCAGCGCAGCTGCAGATGTCCAAAAGCACAATTGGAGAATATCGGACGATCGCAAATAATCTGGGAGAAAAGGGGATGCAGGCCTTTCAGGCAGGGAAATTGAAAAAGAGTGCAGCTGTGGAACTGGCAACCTTACCGGAAGAAGAACAGGAAGAACTCTTAAAACAAGGGATTGTAAATCACAAAGAAATTAAAGTCTACAAAAAAAGTAAGGACATTCCGAAATTCGGAACAATGGAACTTCCACTCCTGCAGTTTGAAACCGAACAGGAATGGAAAGATTTCTTACTGCAATATCCAAGCTGGACAGTTGTAAACAAAAATAAAATGACAGAAGAAACTCTTTATGAATACAGACTGGTCAATGGAACAAGGATTTTGGTACGGGAGTTTCCTTATACATCCGGAGAGGAAACCATTTCCTGTCAGGAGTGGTATCTGTGGAGATCAGAAATCCGGCATTTCCGGAATGCACGAGTAAGGCTGGAAGATGTTATAGATTATATGCAAAATGAAAATGAGTGA
- a CDS encoding replication initiator protein A has protein sequence MKRRLYYYGEDVLSKSFLILPKELVFTKSLANMSAKSKILYCVLRERLMLSARNNWTDENGRIYIIYSIEKIAEDLFYSRATIMRMMDELEHLGLIERRKQGLGKPNLVYLCNSETIAELLSGADIEIEEWEQGETEHRLTCQICNPEHTAIEEVTETVETQEEPVILDVTCQICNPEESRIEQQEQIESEDRATDQQYQNWQSQNQNDPMTCQICNFQKYQDCNSNNTEYKKNNRYKHLSIMYTVNHSRVQDRWMDRDCVEAFFRKKWEYDVLLQDGADADLLSVLLAVAVDTCSRRSTTIHRFGRREYTTAELRAQFSKLTMSHIQYVLYSLGQTTTRIHNIRAYLLTSLYNAPDTMTFYYSRKVYEDLGYQPVSNFGNHDQSDSFRISEHRLFSRSVIREQYAWR, from the coding sequence ATGAAACGACGACTGTATTATTATGGGGAAGATGTTCTGAGTAAATCTTTTTTGATTTTGCCAAAGGAACTGGTATTTACCAAAAGTTTGGCAAATATGTCTGCAAAATCTAAGATTTTATATTGTGTGCTCAGGGAGCGTTTGATGTTGTCTGCAAGAAATAACTGGACAGACGAAAATGGAAGAATCTATATCATCTATTCCATCGAAAAAATAGCAGAAGATCTGTTTTACAGCAGGGCAACAATCATGCGTATGATGGACGAACTAGAGCACCTTGGACTGATAGAAAGACGGAAGCAAGGACTTGGAAAACCCAATTTAGTGTATCTTTGCAATTCTGAGACTATCGCAGAATTATTGTCCGGAGCAGACATTGAGATTGAGGAATGGGAACAGGGAGAAACAGAACATCGATTGACCTGTCAGATTTGCAACCCAGAACATACAGCTATCGAAGAAGTGACAGAAACAGTGGAAACACAGGAAGAACCAGTTATTTTGGATGTGACCTGTCAGATTTGCAACCCGGAGGAAAGTAGAATAGAACAGCAAGAACAGATAGAATCCGAAGATCGTGCAACCGATCAGCAGTATCAAAACTGGCAGTCCCAAAACCAAAATGACCCGATGACCTGCCAGATTTGCAACTTCCAGAAGTATCAGGATTGCAACTCTAATAATACTGAGTATAAAAAGAATAATAGATATAAACATCTATCTATCATGTATACAGTAAATCATTCAAGAGTACAGGATCGATGGATGGATCGAGACTGTGTAGAAGCATTTTTCCGGAAGAAGTGGGAATATGATGTTTTGCTGCAGGACGGAGCAGATGCAGACTTGTTGTCAGTACTGCTTGCTGTAGCAGTGGACACGTGCAGCCGAAGGAGTACCACAATTCATCGATTTGGGAGACGGGAATATACAACAGCAGAACTGCGGGCACAATTTTCCAAACTGACCATGTCACATATCCAATATGTGTTATATTCCCTGGGGCAGACTACCACCCGGATCCACAATATCCGAGCCTATCTTCTGACCAGTCTGTATAATGCGCCGGATACCATGACCTTTTATTACAGCCGGAAAGTCTACGAAGATTTGGGGTATCAGCCGGTTTCAAATTTTGGAAACCATGATCAATCAGATTCGTTCCGAATTTCGGAACATAGACTTTTTTCTAGGAGTGTAATCAGGGAACAGTATGCGTGGAGGTGA
- a CDS encoding FGGY-family carbohydrate kinase gives MAESYIISIDQSTQGTKALLFDQDGMLLQRKDLPHKQMINEKGWVSHDPEEIYQNAVQVVKNLVEASGISKESVKGIGISNQRETSLVWEKETGKAIAHAVVWQCARAAEICRRVEKTGAAEMIRKKTGLALSPYFPASKLAWLKENVEGAEALAKKHALCFGTIDTWLVYRMTHGTSYKTDYSNASRTQLFDIFEQRWDEEICQLFGLDAQDLAEVCDSDSCFGETDLDGFFEKPVPIHSVLGDSHGALFGQGCLEKGMIKSTYGTGSSIMMNIGETPVLSTHGVVTSLAWGMQGKINYVLEGNINYTGAVITWLKDDMELIQSPAETEELCRKAEADDSLYFVPAFTGLGAPYWNSEAKGALIGITRTTRKAEMVCAGVECIAYQIADVVNAMSQDAKTEIQELRVDGGPTRNQYLMQFQSDILNRKVLVPDAEELSGIGAAYAAGRGLGLYGDEVFTRLKRQEYAPKMCEEIRVRKYNGWKDAVKSVLK, from the coding sequence ATGGCAGAGAGCTATATTATCAGTATTGATCAGAGTACGCAGGGAACAAAAGCGCTGCTTTTTGATCAGGACGGCATGCTGCTTCAGAGAAAAGATCTCCCGCATAAGCAGATGATCAATGAAAAAGGATGGGTTTCTCATGATCCGGAAGAAATTTACCAGAATGCCGTACAGGTGGTGAAAAATCTGGTAGAGGCGTCCGGGATTTCAAAGGAGAGCGTCAAAGGAATCGGAATCAGCAATCAGAGAGAAACTTCTCTTGTCTGGGAAAAAGAGACCGGAAAAGCAATCGCGCACGCTGTTGTCTGGCAATGTGCAAGGGCCGCTGAAATCTGCCGCCGTGTGGAGAAAACAGGGGCGGCAGAGATGATCCGGAAAAAGACAGGGCTTGCGCTTTCGCCGTATTTTCCGGCTTCGAAACTGGCATGGCTGAAAGAAAATGTAGAAGGTGCAGAAGCACTGGCAAAGAAACATGCGCTGTGTTTCGGAACAATCGATACCTGGCTTGTATACCGGATGACACATGGAACGTCTTATAAAACGGATTACTCCAACGCATCCCGCACCCAGTTGTTTGATATTTTTGAGCAGAGATGGGATGAAGAAATCTGTCAGTTATTTGGACTGGATGCACAGGATCTGGCAGAAGTATGTGATTCGGACAGCTGTTTCGGAGAGACAGATCTGGATGGATTTTTTGAAAAACCAGTTCCGATCCACAGTGTACTGGGAGATTCCCATGGAGCATTGTTTGGGCAGGGGTGTCTGGAAAAAGGAATGATCAAGTCCACGTATGGAACCGGATCATCTATTATGATGAATATCGGGGAGACACCGGTGCTGAGCACGCACGGTGTAGTAACTTCTCTTGCATGGGGAATGCAGGGGAAAATCAACTATGTGCTGGAAGGAAATATCAACTACACGGGAGCAGTCATTACATGGCTCAAGGATGATATGGAACTGATTCAGTCGCCGGCAGAGACGGAAGAACTCTGCAGAAAGGCAGAAGCAGACGACAGTCTGTATTTTGTTCCGGCATTTACAGGACTTGGAGCTCCGTACTGGAACAGTGAAGCGAAGGGCGCTTTAATCGGCATTACAAGAACGACAAGAAAGGCGGAAATGGTGTGCGCAGGAGTAGAATGTATCGCATACCAGATTGCAGATGTGGTAAATGCGATGAGTCAGGATGCAAAAACCGAGATTCAGGAGCTACGAGTGGACGGTGGTCCGACCAGAAATCAGTATCTGATGCAGTTCCAGAGCGATATCCTGAATCGAAAGGTGCTTGTGCCGGATGCAGAAGAGCTCTCCGGGATTGGAGCTGCTTATGCAGCCGGAAGAGGACTGGGGCTGTATGGAGATGAAGTGTTTACGCGTCTGAAACGTCAGGAATATGCGCCGAAGATGTGTGAAGAAATAAGAGTGCGAAAGTACAATGGATGGAAAGACGCTGTAAAAAGCGTATTAAAGTAA
- a CDS encoding DUF3810 domain-containing protein, whose protein sequence is MRGKRERTKTVKYIWSGLLFLAVSGILTLIARISLSFSEWYSTYIYKGLVSVIGRLFGKVPFSFVELSLYVVIFLMIGTGIHAAFESRKAGRKAIWQWLAGLFLGGCIMLFVFVINCGINYHRESFSEKSGLKIQTYSVKDLQATCQWLTEEVNRLSTQVERTENGELQLPEEIRQEAVRSMQALGRQYPALQGYYPNPKPVLVSEILSYQKLMGIYAPFTIEANYNQDMPSYDFPFTMCHELSHLRGFMQEEEANFISFLACRESDMTEFQYSGTLSAWEYAMNALYRADPKVWQEVREGLSKAAEPDLRADDQFWSEYDGSVAEVANMVNDTYLKANGQKQGVKSYGKMTDLLVAYDQSL, encoded by the coding sequence ATGCGCGGCAAAAGAGAAAGAACCAAAACAGTAAAGTATATATGGAGCGGACTTTTATTTCTGGCGGTCAGTGGCATTTTGACACTGATCGCAAGAATCAGTCTGTCATTTTCGGAATGGTATTCTACTTATATTTACAAAGGCCTGGTGTCTGTGATCGGGCGGTTGTTTGGGAAAGTTCCATTTTCGTTTGTGGAGCTGAGTCTTTATGTTGTGATTTTTTTGATGATTGGAACTGGAATCCATGCAGCTTTCGAGTCCAGGAAGGCAGGAAGAAAAGCAATTTGGCAATGGCTTGCGGGATTGTTTTTGGGCGGCTGTATTATGCTGTTTGTATTTGTGATCAACTGCGGCATCAATTATCATAGAGAATCTTTTTCGGAAAAATCCGGGCTCAAAATACAGACGTATTCGGTGAAAGACTTGCAAGCAACCTGTCAATGGCTGACAGAAGAGGTCAATCGTCTGAGTACACAGGTAGAGAGAACTGAAAACGGAGAGCTGCAGCTGCCGGAGGAGATACGACAAGAAGCAGTCCGGTCCATGCAGGCACTTGGCAGGCAGTATCCTGCGCTTCAGGGATATTATCCGAATCCCAAGCCGGTGCTGGTTTCAGAAATCCTGTCATATCAGAAACTGATGGGAATTTATGCGCCATTTACGATCGAGGCAAATTATAATCAGGATATGCCGTCATATGATTTTCCGTTTACCATGTGTCATGAATTGTCTCACTTACGAGGATTTATGCAGGAGGAAGAAGCCAATTTTATTTCATTTCTGGCATGCAGGGAGTCAGACATGACAGAATTTCAGTACAGTGGAACGCTGTCTGCGTGGGAGTACGCCATGAATGCTCTATACAGGGCAGATCCAAAAGTGTGGCAGGAAGTAAGAGAAGGTCTGAGCAAAGCGGCAGAACCGGATTTGCGGGCAGACGATCAGTTTTGGTCAGAATATGATGGGAGCGTGGCAGAAGTGGCGAATATGGTGAATGACACGTATCTGAAAGCAAATGGACAAAAGCAGGGTGTCAAAAGTTACGGGAAAATGACGGATCTGTTGGTTGCTTATGATCAGAGTCTTTGA
- a CDS encoding sigma-70 family RNA polymerase sigma factor — MKISEERIKWVLRDYEGVLKYCDARYANYRRSYICEKQELQNFVLPKIDFEPRSSSGGDKRDLSDLYESWTERQKKFQKELINLMFEVEKEREEIHRIWLCFQMLPKKEYEILQKLYVDHRPYKEVELDSGISHRAFERIRKHAVELIQKAYESKWKKEKLLVYAKNEKEHRQQKIEEEPYQQMDLSSFIDTGKNHVPDFGTNKG; from the coding sequence ATGAAGATAAGCGAGGAACGGATTAAATGGGTATTACGTGATTATGAGGGTGTTCTGAAATACTGTGATGCCAGGTATGCGAATTATCGTAGAAGTTATATCTGTGAGAAACAGGAACTGCAAAATTTTGTACTGCCAAAGATAGACTTTGAACCACGGAGCAGTAGTGGAGGGGACAAGCGAGATTTATCGGATTTATATGAAAGTTGGACGGAACGCCAGAAGAAGTTTCAAAAGGAACTGATCAATCTGATGTTTGAAGTCGAAAAAGAGCGAGAGGAAATACATCGTATCTGGCTGTGTTTTCAGATGCTGCCTAAAAAAGAATATGAAATTTTGCAAAAGCTGTATGTAGACCACCGTCCTTACAAAGAAGTAGAACTGGACAGTGGGATCAGTCATCGAGCCTTTGAAAGGATCAGAAAACATGCAGTCGAATTGATCCAGAAAGCCTATGAAAGCAAATGGAAAAAAGAAAAGTTGTTGGTTTATGCAAAAAATGAAAAAGAGCACAGACAGCAGAAGATAGAAGAGGAACCCTATCAGCAGATGGACTTATCCAGTTTTATAGATACGGGGAAGAATCATGTTCCGGATTTCGGAACAAATAAAGGATAA
- a CDS encoding replication initiator protein A, with translation MRDPLYLYGDEPYEENENVILIPKELVFTEAFAKLPGDAQILYFVMLEYLNDAEEKGWIDEEGKLYIEFPIQEIMNLLHCSERKAIRLLEELDEQKGLGLIKKKTQGGKKPNRLYLKPLAKVLKELKEK, from the coding sequence ATGAGAGATCCATTGTACCTTTATGGAGATGAACCGTATGAGGAGAATGAAAATGTAATACTGATTCCAAAGGAACTGGTATTTACAGAAGCATTTGCAAAGCTACCCGGAGACGCACAGATCTTATATTTTGTAATGTTGGAGTATCTGAATGATGCAGAAGAGAAAGGATGGATTGATGAAGAAGGAAAGCTCTATATTGAGTTTCCAATCCAGGAGATTATGAATCTGCTCCATTGCAGCGAAAGAAAAGCAATCCGGTTATTGGAAGAATTGGATGAACAAAAGGGGCTGGGGTTAATCAAGAAAAAAACACAGGGTGGCAAGAAACCAAACAGGCTGTATTTAAAGCCACTTGCAAAGGTGTTAAAAGAACTGAAAGAAAAGTAA
- a CDS encoding ParA family protein, with protein MKRFVIGNLKGGVGKTTTAVNLAYSMAKLGKKVLVLDADPQTNLTPFFIKVNANGHTIKTVLQHPNLVRSAIYRTRYANIDIIKGSTDLVENDAYDTNALLKALMQIQDRYDVCIMDTRPAMELITTSALYAADVLITPVCLDKFCRDNLLLVEDKYHHLQEQGVGVEWKIFANKVENKRAQKHTYIDMVERHCWPFMETCISKGAVVENALEYYKPVMKHRSKSQVALDFMDLAMELQEV; from the coding sequence ATGAAACGATTTGTGATCGGAAATTTAAAGGGCGGCGTTGGGAAAACAACAACAGCGGTGAATCTGGCATACAGTATGGCAAAGTTAGGCAAAAAGGTTTTAGTTTTGGATGCAGATCCTCAAACCAATCTGACCCCGTTTTTTATCAAAGTAAACGCAAACGGACACACGATCAAAACAGTGCTGCAACATCCAAACCTGGTGCGCAGTGCCATTTACCGGACACGATATGCAAACATCGACATCATTAAAGGGAGTACAGATTTAGTAGAAAATGATGCATATGATACCAATGCTCTTTTGAAGGCACTGATGCAGATTCAGGATCGATATGACGTTTGCATTATGGATACCAGACCGGCCATGGAATTGATTACGACAAGCGCACTTTATGCGGCAGATGTCCTGATCACGCCGGTTTGTCTGGATAAATTTTGTCGGGACAACCTCCTTCTGGTAGAAGATAAATACCATCATTTACAAGAACAGGGGGTGGGCGTAGAATGGAAGATCTTTGCAAATAAAGTGGAAAATAAGCGGGCACAGAAGCATACCTACATCGACATGGTGGAACGGCATTGCTGGCCGTTTATGGAAACCTGTATCAGTAAGGGGGCTGTTGTGGAAAATGCACTGGAATACTATAAGCCAGTTATGAAGCACCGTTCCAAAAGTCAGGTGGCACTTGATTTTATGGATCTGGCCATGGAGTTACAGGAGGTGTAA
- a CDS encoding helix-turn-helix domain-containing protein: MIKILYEDRKIIEEMYNSQMPINRIADRINVARSTLYRELRRGGVTEPSDLYSADLAQKNTKQRKWF, encoded by the coding sequence ATGATAAAAATTTTATACGAAGACAGAAAAATTATTGAAGAAATGTACAATAGTCAGATGCCGATTAACAGGATTGCGGACAGGATAAATGTTGCCAGATCTACACTTTATCGAGAATTGCGAAGAGGAGGGGTGACAGAGCCATCCGATTTGTATTCTGCTGATTTGGCACAGAAGAATACGAAACAGAGGAAATGGTTTTGA
- a CDS encoding MATE family efflux transporter: MEKDMTVGNPTKMILNFTIPLFIGNVFQQLYNMADTIIVGKFVGANALAAVGSTGTIMFLIIGFLQGMTAGFTVPTAQKFGAGDMRSVRKTVGSAAILSLIVSAIMTVISMVGMRWLLHFMNTPDNIFDDAYRYIMVICAGIFAQVLYNLLASILRALGNSKTPLYFLILAAVLNIILDLVFIIVFHMGAAGAAYATVIAQGISGVLCLVYIIRKVPILRLTKEDWKLDGTLVKIQFGIGFPMAFQYSITAIGAMMMQSSLNILGSVAIAGFTAASKIEQLVTQAYVALGTTMATYCAQNMGAGKILRIRQGFKSATWMGFAYAVVTGIFVMFAGKYLTPLFLSENLGQIMGYVDIYLKCVGLFFIPLTVVNVYRNGIQGMGFGILPMMAGVAELIGRGVVAIGAAHYKSYVGVCLASPAAWVLAGGLLLVMYFHIMKRYTEDLSGQK, encoded by the coding sequence ATGGAAAAGGATATGACCGTTGGGAATCCAACGAAGATGATACTGAATTTTACGATTCCTCTTTTTATAGGAAATGTATTTCAGCAATTGTATAATATGGCAGATACAATCATCGTCGGAAAATTTGTAGGGGCAAATGCGTTGGCGGCAGTAGGGTCTACAGGAACGATCATGTTTTTGATCATTGGTTTTCTGCAAGGGATGACTGCCGGATTTACAGTGCCTACTGCACAGAAATTCGGAGCCGGAGATATGAGATCCGTTAGAAAAACAGTAGGTTCAGCTGCGATCCTGTCGCTCATCGTGTCAGCGATCATGACTGTGATCAGCATGGTGGGAATGAGATGGTTGCTTCATTTTATGAATACGCCGGATAATATTTTTGACGATGCTTATCGGTATATTATGGTGATCTGTGCAGGGATTTTTGCGCAGGTGTTATATAATCTGCTGGCAAGTATTCTGCGTGCGCTGGGAAACAGCAAGACACCGCTTTATTTTCTGATCCTGGCTGCGGTTTTGAATATTATTCTGGATCTGGTATTTATTATTGTGTTCCATATGGGAGCGGCAGGCGCGGCTTATGCAACTGTGATCGCACAGGGCATCTCAGGAGTGTTATGTCTGGTTTATATCATCAGAAAGGTTCCGATTTTAAGACTTACAAAAGAAGACTGGAAATTGGATGGAACATTGGTGAAGATCCAGTTTGGAATTGGATTTCCGATGGCGTTTCAATATTCCATCACGGCGATCGGCGCGATGATGATGCAGTCTTCTCTGAATATCCTGGGTTCCGTGGCGATTGCAGGATTTACGGCAGCCAGCAAGATCGAGCAGCTGGTAACACAGGCGTATGTGGCGCTGGGAACGACGATGGCAACTTATTGTGCCCAGAATATGGGGGCAGGAAAGATTCTCAGGATCCGACAGGGATTTAAAAGCGCGACATGGATGGGCTTTGCATATGCCGTTGTGACGGGGATATTTGTGATGTTTGCAGGCAAATATCTGACGCCATTATTTCTGTCAGAAAATCTGGGGCAGATCATGGGATATGTGGATATTTATCTGAAATGTGTCGGACTGTTTTTTATTCCGCTTACTGTGGTGAATGTGTATCGAAATGGAATCCAGGGCATGGGATTTGGAATTCTTCCAATGATGGCCGGGGTGGCAGAACTGATCGGAAGAGGTGTAGTTGCCATCGGGGCGGCACACTATAAAAGTTATGTGGGAGTATGTCTGGCAAGTCCTGCGGCATGGGTGCTGGCAGGCGGGCTGCTGCTTGTGATGTATTTTCATATCATGAAGAGGTACACGGAGGATTTGAGCGGCCAGAAGTAG